The Lineus longissimus chromosome 2, tnLinLong1.2, whole genome shotgun sequence genome window below encodes:
- the LOC135483898 gene encoding MORN repeat-containing protein 3-like: MPHLKEERKTQPLWKEWDYKAQKKGVRHTVYSVNGDEYTGEWLDNKKDGKGTYKWKDNGAIFDGDWRKGKRHGFGTYSIPVAPGQYKKQYSGGWKNDMRHGYGTQFFKDDEYYEGEWYADKRCGWGRMYFSDGSIYEGEWYDHQRNGQGMLRLPNENRYEGSWKNDMKNGPGKFYYLDKGQLYEGTWLNDIPKCGEMIDFGREGAPNPTQYPLHEIKLKDPEEVLAEAEERFMQELD, translated from the exons ATGCCACATTTGAAAGAAGAACGGAAAACCCAGCCTTTGTGGAAAGAATGGGATTACAAGGCTCAAAAGAAGGGCGTGAGACACACAGTGTATTCTGTCAATGGAGATGAATACACTGGAGAGTGGCTGGATAACAAGAAGGATG GCAAAGGTACTTACAAGTGGAAGGATAATGGTGCAATATTTGATGGTGACTGGCGTAAAGGAAAGCGACATGGCTTTGGAACATACAGTATTCCAGTTGCACCTGGTCAATATAAAAAACAATACTCGGGAGGATGGAAGAATGACATGAGACAT GGTTATGGCACACAGTTTTTCAAAGATGATGAGTACTATGAAGGCGAATGGTATGCTGACAAGAGATGTGGATGGGGTAGGATGTATTTCTCAGATGGCTCTATTTATGAAGGAGAGTGGTATGATCACCAACGAAATGGCCAAGGAATGCTTAGATTAC CAAATGAAAACCGTTATGAAGGCTCATGGAAGAATGATATGAAGAATGGCCCTGGTAAATTCTATTATTTGGACAAAGGTCAACTGTACGAGGGCACCTGGTTAAATGACATTCCTAAATGTGGTGAGATGATAGACTTTGGTAGAGAAGGAGCACCAAACCCAACACAATATCCGCTTCATGAA attaaATTAAAAGATCCTGAAGAGGTTTTAGCTGAAGCTGAGGAAAGGTTTATGCAGGAGCTAGACTAA
- the LOC135483344 gene encoding protein-tyrosine sulfotransferase 1-like isoform X1, with translation MAFHMKVYDVTMGLYRGDKYRLISLVLFIILLCYMLHDLYSPGPKHDNDGYLSRKGMATNYESGKPEPLHFVSYEKNTPLIWIGGVPRSGTTLARAMLDSHPDIRCGEETRVIPRLLFMHTKMQMSQIEKSRLNEAKVTEEVLDAALGSYILNIIVKHGEIANRLCNKDPFALKSMDKLLQIFPKSKFLLMIRDGRAVVHSIIERKITISGFDTKTYRGALRDWNRAIDLMYKKCLKLGTTVCLPVNYEHLVLHPESQMKRILEFLDVPWNSIVLHHEMTIGKSGGISLSKRERSTDQVNKPVNTEALYKWAKFMPIDVQRDMATIAPMLKVLGYDPNSNPPKYGQPDQQVAENTRDIWEQKKIKEFQVASKTPAP, from the exons ATGGCATTTCATATG AAAGTGTATGATGTGACCATGGGCCTGTATCGAGGTGATAAGTATCGGTTAATTTCGCTGGTCCTCTTCATCATCCTCCTCTGCTACATGTTACATGACCTATACAGCCCGGGCCCGAAACATGACAATGATGGATACCTCAGCCGAAAGGGAATGGCAACGAATTATGAATCCGGCAAACCAGAACCACTACATTTTGTCAGCTACGAAAAGAATACTCCACTGATATGGATAGGTGGCGTTCCAAGGAGTGGAACGACGCTAGCACGTGCCATGTTAGACTCACATCCCGACATCCGCTGCGGGGAAGAGACACGCGTCATTCCTAGACTTTTATTCATGCATACAAAGATGCAGATGTCACAAATTGAAAAGTCGCGTTTGAATGAAGCGAAGGTCACCGAGGAAGTCTTAGACGCCGCGCTGGGCTCGTATATTTTAAATATTATAGTAAAACATGGAGAAATAGCAAACAGACTGTGTAACAAGGATCCTTTTGCTTTGAAATCAATGGATAAACTCTTACAAATATTTCCAAAATCAAAATTCCTGTTAATGATACGAGACGGTCGTGCTGTCGTCCATTCCATCATTGAGAGGAAAATAACAATATCGGGATTTGATACTAAAACTTACCGTGGTGCTTTAAGGGACTGGAATCGTGCAATAGATTTGATGTATAAAAAGTGTTTAAAGTTGGGAACAACCGTTTGCTTACCAGTGAACTATGAGCATTTAGTACTCCATCCGGAATCACAAATGAAACGGATCTTGGAATTCTTGGACGTACCGTGGAATAGCATAGTGCTTCATCACGAGATGACTATTGGAAAATCAGGAGGAATTTCACTCTCAAA GCGGGAAAGATCAACAGATCAGGTGAACAAGCCAGTCAACACTGAGGCGCTCTACAAATGGGCAAAATTTATGCCGATTGACGTCCAGCGGGATATGGCCACGATTGCACCGATGCTCAAGGTCCTTGGTTACGACCCAAACAGCAATCCACCCAAATATGGACAGCCAGACCAGCAAGTTGCAGAAAATACTCGAGATATTTGGGAGCAAAAAAAGATCAAGGAATTCCAG GTTGCCTCAAAGACTCCCGCACCATAG
- the LOC135483899 gene encoding phosphoserine phosphatase-like isoform X1 translates to MLRVLKTQLHTKYTLSTKNLHSNLFLLSKSCFLDIKRLIFQNTMGSVDVQDVWNRVNAVCFDVDSTVCIDEGLDEFAAFCGVGEKVAEWTNKAMGGSVTFREALSERLKIIQPTRNQLSQFLESHPPKLTPGVKALVELLHSRKVDVYLVSGGFKSIIEPIAKELNVPIDNIYANRFKFYYDGSYAGFDEDAPTSESGGKPSVVKLLKEKCNYTVMAMIGDGATDMEASPPADLFIGFGGNKIRESVKSKAPWFVMDFKTLIDALK, encoded by the exons ATGTTGCGCGTATTAAAAACACAATTACATACAAAGTACACACTTTCAACGAAAAACTTGCATTCCAATTTATTTCTCTTATCTAAAAGCTGTTTTCTAGATATAAAACG CTTAATCTTTCAAAACACCATGGGTAGTGTAGACGTTCAGGATGTCTGGAACAGAGTAAATGCTGTATGCTTTGATGTTGACTCCACAGTATGCATCGATGAAGGCCTTGATGAATTTGCTGCTTTCTGTGGTGTCGGTGAAAAAGTGGCAGAGTG GACCAATAAAGCTATGGGAGGATCAGTAACATTTAGGGAAGCTTTATCAGAAAGGCTGAAGATTATCCAGCCAACTAGGAATCAACTAAGTCAGTTCCTGGAGTCGCATCCACCCAAGCTTACCCCAGGGGTAAA GGCCTTGGTAGAGCTTCTCCACAGTCGTAAAGTTGATGTCTATTTAGTATCAGGTGGATTCAAAAGTATAATTGAACCAATAGCAAAGGAACTCAATGTGCCCATTGACAATATTTATGCTAATCGGTTCAAGTTTTATTATGATG GTTCGTACGCAGGGTTTGATGAAGATGCCCCAACATCAGAATCTGGTGGTAAACCAAGTGTTGTCAAGCTGTTGAAAGAGAAATGTAACTACACTGTCATGGCGATGATAGGGGATGGTGCTACAGATATGGAGGCCTCACCACCAGCG GATCTGTTTATTGGTTTTGGAGGCAACAAGATTCGAGAAAGTGTCAAAAGTAAGGCGCCTTGGTTTGTGATGGACTTTAAAACTCTCATTGATGCACTGAAATGA
- the LOC135483344 gene encoding protein-tyrosine sulfotransferase 1-like isoform X2, with amino-acid sequence MGLYRGDKYRLISLVLFIILLCYMLHDLYSPGPKHDNDGYLSRKGMATNYESGKPEPLHFVSYEKNTPLIWIGGVPRSGTTLARAMLDSHPDIRCGEETRVIPRLLFMHTKMQMSQIEKSRLNEAKVTEEVLDAALGSYILNIIVKHGEIANRLCNKDPFALKSMDKLLQIFPKSKFLLMIRDGRAVVHSIIERKITISGFDTKTYRGALRDWNRAIDLMYKKCLKLGTTVCLPVNYEHLVLHPESQMKRILEFLDVPWNSIVLHHEMTIGKSGGISLSKRERSTDQVNKPVNTEALYKWAKFMPIDVQRDMATIAPMLKVLGYDPNSNPPKYGQPDQQVAENTRDIWEQKKIKEFQVASKTPAP; translated from the exons ATGGGCCTGTATCGAGGTGATAAGTATCGGTTAATTTCGCTGGTCCTCTTCATCATCCTCCTCTGCTACATGTTACATGACCTATACAGCCCGGGCCCGAAACATGACAATGATGGATACCTCAGCCGAAAGGGAATGGCAACGAATTATGAATCCGGCAAACCAGAACCACTACATTTTGTCAGCTACGAAAAGAATACTCCACTGATATGGATAGGTGGCGTTCCAAGGAGTGGAACGACGCTAGCACGTGCCATGTTAGACTCACATCCCGACATCCGCTGCGGGGAAGAGACACGCGTCATTCCTAGACTTTTATTCATGCATACAAAGATGCAGATGTCACAAATTGAAAAGTCGCGTTTGAATGAAGCGAAGGTCACCGAGGAAGTCTTAGACGCCGCGCTGGGCTCGTATATTTTAAATATTATAGTAAAACATGGAGAAATAGCAAACAGACTGTGTAACAAGGATCCTTTTGCTTTGAAATCAATGGATAAACTCTTACAAATATTTCCAAAATCAAAATTCCTGTTAATGATACGAGACGGTCGTGCTGTCGTCCATTCCATCATTGAGAGGAAAATAACAATATCGGGATTTGATACTAAAACTTACCGTGGTGCTTTAAGGGACTGGAATCGTGCAATAGATTTGATGTATAAAAAGTGTTTAAAGTTGGGAACAACCGTTTGCTTACCAGTGAACTATGAGCATTTAGTACTCCATCCGGAATCACAAATGAAACGGATCTTGGAATTCTTGGACGTACCGTGGAATAGCATAGTGCTTCATCACGAGATGACTATTGGAAAATCAGGAGGAATTTCACTCTCAAA GCGGGAAAGATCAACAGATCAGGTGAACAAGCCAGTCAACACTGAGGCGCTCTACAAATGGGCAAAATTTATGCCGATTGACGTCCAGCGGGATATGGCCACGATTGCACCGATGCTCAAGGTCCTTGGTTACGACCCAAACAGCAATCCACCCAAATATGGACAGCCAGACCAGCAAGTTGCAGAAAATACTCGAGATATTTGGGAGCAAAAAAAGATCAAGGAATTCCAG GTTGCCTCAAAGACTCCCGCACCATAG
- the LOC135483899 gene encoding phosphoserine phosphatase-like isoform X2, protein MGSVDVQDVWNRVNAVCFDVDSTVCIDEGLDEFAAFCGVGEKVAEWTNKAMGGSVTFREALSERLKIIQPTRNQLSQFLESHPPKLTPGVKALVELLHSRKVDVYLVSGGFKSIIEPIAKELNVPIDNIYANRFKFYYDGSYAGFDEDAPTSESGGKPSVVKLLKEKCNYTVMAMIGDGATDMEASPPADLFIGFGGNKIRESVKSKAPWFVMDFKTLIDALK, encoded by the exons ATGGGTAGTGTAGACGTTCAGGATGTCTGGAACAGAGTAAATGCTGTATGCTTTGATGTTGACTCCACAGTATGCATCGATGAAGGCCTTGATGAATTTGCTGCTTTCTGTGGTGTCGGTGAAAAAGTGGCAGAGTG GACCAATAAAGCTATGGGAGGATCAGTAACATTTAGGGAAGCTTTATCAGAAAGGCTGAAGATTATCCAGCCAACTAGGAATCAACTAAGTCAGTTCCTGGAGTCGCATCCACCCAAGCTTACCCCAGGGGTAAA GGCCTTGGTAGAGCTTCTCCACAGTCGTAAAGTTGATGTCTATTTAGTATCAGGTGGATTCAAAAGTATAATTGAACCAATAGCAAAGGAACTCAATGTGCCCATTGACAATATTTATGCTAATCGGTTCAAGTTTTATTATGATG GTTCGTACGCAGGGTTTGATGAAGATGCCCCAACATCAGAATCTGGTGGTAAACCAAGTGTTGTCAAGCTGTTGAAAGAGAAATGTAACTACACTGTCATGGCGATGATAGGGGATGGTGCTACAGATATGGAGGCCTCACCACCAGCG GATCTGTTTATTGGTTTTGGAGGCAACAAGATTCGAGAAAGTGTCAAAAGTAAGGCGCCTTGGTTTGTGATGGACTTTAAAACTCTCATTGATGCACTGAAATGA